A window from Citrus sinensis cultivar Valencia sweet orange chromosome 3, DVS_A1.0, whole genome shotgun sequence encodes these proteins:
- the LOC107176763 gene encoding glycosyl hydrolase 5 family protein-like: MLEKSLQAIFLLSLVSFTYSFPLSTNKRWIINASTGQRVKLACVNWPAHLQPMLAEGLDKKPLGEIVAAVVKMHFNCVRLTWSTFMFTRPNYGHISVSQTLDSLDLKEAKQGISKNNPFILNMTHIQAYEAVVGELGAQGIMVLLDNHISKPDWCCSNTDGNGFFGDRYFDPNEWMKGLSFVADRFKEKRQVVAISLRNELRGPRQNEPDWYKYISEGARVVHKRNPHVLVFVSGLNFDLDLRFLQKSPLALDLDNKLVYEIHWYSFSQDQNMWKTQPTNIVCYKVTQSFINRAVFLTTRKNPAPLVLSEFGFDQREVNLADNLYMTCLMAYAAETDLDWALWALQGSYYLRGGLKGAEETFGALDSTWQRPRNPNFLERLRFLQTKTHVPTTSRTRTSYIIFHPLSGNCVNANARNELYASNRGPFSRWSYGGDGTPIRLMDRSLCLKVVGDGLPPMLSNDCQSNQSAWSLVSSSKLHLATKDDEHGGELLCLQVSPTNSSQVVTTKCICVGDDSSCLQNPQSQWFKLVLTNVLSLA; this comes from the exons ATGCTGGAGAAAAGTTTGCAGGCAATTTTTCTGCTCTCATTGGTATCGTTTACTTATTCATTCCCTCTCTCAACAAACAAGAGATGGATTATCAATGCATCTACAGGGCAACGAGTGAAGTTAGCCTGTGTCAACTGGCCCGCTCATTTGCAGCCCATGCTAGCTGAAGGACTTGACAAGAAGCCGTTAGGTGAAATCGTGGCAGCTGTGGTCAAGATGCATTTCAATTGTGTTCGTCTCACTTGGTCAACTTTCATGTTCACTCGTCCCAACTATGGTCATATTAGCGTCTCACAAACACTTGATTCACTGGACTTGAAAGAGGCCAAGCAAGGGATTTCCAAGAACAATCCTTTTATCTTGAACATGACGCACATTCAAGCTTATGAAGCAGTAGTTGGTGAACTTGGAGCACAAGGTATCATGGTGTTGCTTGATAACCACATTAGCAAGCCAGATTGGTGTTGTTCTAATACCGACGGGAATGGTTTCTTTGGTGATCGGTACTTTGATCCGAATGAATGGATGAAAGGTTTATCTTTCGTGGCCGATCGCTTTAAGGAGAAACGTCAG GTGGTGGCTATAAGCTTGCGAAATGAACTACGTGGTCCACGCCAAAATGAGCCTGATTGGTACAAATACATCAGCGAAGGAGCAAGAGTGGTGCACAAAAGAAACCCACACGTCCTTGTTTTTGTTTCGGGCCTAAATTTTGACTTAGACCTCCGCTTTTTACAGAAAAGCCCCTTGGCATTAGACTTGGATAACAAGTTAGTGTATGAGATACACTGGTACTCATTTAGCCAAGACCAGAACATGTGGAAAACACAACCAACGAACATAGTTTGTTACAAAGTGACCCAATCGTTTATCAACAGAGCGGTTTTTCTCACCACTCGTAAGAACCCGGCTCCTCTTGTTCTGAGTGAATTTGGCTTTGATCAGAGAGAAGTAAACCTCGCGGACAATTTGTACATGACCTGCTTAATGGCATATGCTGCTGAGACAGACTTGGACTGGGCCTTATGGGCTCTCCAAGGAAGCTATTATTTGAGAGGAGGCCTAAAGGGGGCGGAGGAGACTTTCGGAGCTTTGGATTCTACATGGCAGCGTCCGAGAAATCCCAACTTCTTAGAAAGGCTTAGGTTTCTGCAGACAAAGACTCACG TTCCAACTACAAGCCGTACAAGAACATCCTACATAATATTTCATCCACTGAGCGGCAACTGTGTTAATGCAAATGCAAGAAATGAACTTTATGCTAGCAATAGAGGCCCATTTAGCCGCTGGAGCTACGGTGGCGATGGGACTCCAATCAGGTTGATGGACAGATCTCTCTGCCTTAAGGTTGTGGGCGATGGGCTCCCACCAATGCTGTCAAATGACTGCCAGAGCAACCAAAGTGCATGGAGCTTGGTTTCAAGTTCCAAGCTGCATTTAGCTACCAAAGATGACGAACATGGAGGAGAGTTACTATGCTTGCAGGTATCTCCAACTAACTCTTCTCAAGTAGTAACAACCAAGTGCATTTGTGTTGGAGATGATTCCAGTTGCCTGCAAAATCCACAGAGCCAGTGGTTTAAACTTGTTTTAACCAATGTACTTTCCCTTGCATAA
- the LOC102620163 gene encoding late embryogenesis abundant protein At1g64065, producing the protein MAEENPKIPLAPPRNEYPRSDQEYAPAVIESQRKSSKCLVYVLVTIVTVSAALLISASIFLRPNTPEVQLESVTVKNLSHGNGTSPSFNVTLVTELTIDNENYGYFEYKNCSGSVFYGSVTVGDVKIRDGRVEAREVKRINVTVDVDVRSNGNLDNQNLSSDRNSGIVKLNSYAKLHGNVNLFNVLKKTKTPELDCSMNLVLARRAVEDLVCSS; encoded by the coding sequence atggctGAAGAAAATCCAAAGATTCCGCTTGCACCCCCAAGAAACGAATACCCAAGAAGCGATCAAGAATACGCTCCGGCCGTTATTGAAAGCCAAAGAAAGAGCAGCAAGTGTCTCGTTTACGTTCTTGTCACAATCGTCACCGTCAGCGCAGCTCTTTTAATCTCTGCATCAATTTTCTTGCGTCCCAATACCCCTGAAGTTCAATTAGAATCCGTCACTGTTAAAAATCTCAGCCACGGTAACGGGACATCGCCGTCGTTTAACGTAACGTTAGTGACTGAGTTAACTATTGATAATGAGAATTATGGTTACTTTGAGTACAAGAATTGTAGTGGGAGCGTTTTTTACGGTAGCGTGACGGTTGGTGACGTGAAGATACGTGACGGACGTGTGGAAGCTAGAGAGGTTAAGAGGATTAATGTAACCGTTGATGTTGATGTGAGATCAAATGGGAATTTGGATAATCAGAATTTGAGCAGTGATAGAAACTCTGGGATAGTGAAGCTCAACAGCTATGCTAAGTTGCATGGCAATGTGAATTTGTTCAATGTTTTGAAGAAAACGAAGACGCCTGAATTGGATTGTTCCATGAATCTTGTTTTAGCAAGAAGAGCAGTTGAGGATTTAGTGTGCAGTAGCTAG
- the LOC102609755 gene encoding probable membrane-associated kinase regulator 2: MEAFSLLKYWRGTAAGAGFVTGGDGGATLRNTTTTTTIVTAVSTHHAAVETDDDDHDDGPFFDLEFAVQDQDDEAEEDGDEDDGEEQVVGRNNGDENDDVGSEDEITDEEGEFNFTISSNSSGNDRTDQHLTLSPSDDLFFKGKLVPIEPSSLVFDSAAEPNSKPQFPVSLLKSATKFRVSMLGFKKTKQNATEKVSEKNNGSVDATAAAVADTPPPPPSPPKQQQQKQEAEKDKQSKFFTVKFKVEEVPIMSLFTRDNNSSRKSQKHNAEDSEEKKFSKDVMQKYLKKVKPLYVRVSKLKFSGQLNSGAVTKSVQSTLSTAGQKPNQPKSTAEKSPLPDAEVAGETFVQLKSQKQANIPERLKVVCKHLGKSRSASSAVAAAPAGVVTSRRDDSLLQQQDGIQSAILHCKRSFNASRDSESSLLARSVSDPSHQKFDLSRKSSDQGKDGSFEP; this comes from the exons ATGGAAGCTTTCAGCTTGCTCAAGTACTGGCGCGGCACCGCCGCTGGCGCCGGCTTTGTCACTGGTGGCGACGGTGGTGCTACTTTACGCAACACTACCACCACCACTACTATTGTGACAGCAGTCAGTACTCACCACGCGGCGGTGGAGACTGACGACGACGACCACGACGACGGTCCCTTTTTCGACTTGGAGTTTGCTGTTCAAGATCAAGATGATGAAGCCGAAGAAGATggagatgaagatgatggaGAAGAACAAGTAGTTGGCAGAAACAACGGGGACGAAAACGACGACGTTGGCTCTGAAGACGAAATTACGGACGAAGAAGGAGAGTTCAACTTCACGATTTCTTCTAATTCAAGCGGCAACGACCGTACGGATCAGCATCTCACGCTTTCTCCGTCCGATGACTTGTTCTTTAAAGGAAAGCTTGTGCCTATTGAGCCTTCTTCTCTCGTATTCGACTCGGCGGCCGAGCCTAATTCCAAGCCGCAATTTCCAGTCTCCCTGTTGAAATCGGCAACCAAGTTTCGAGTCTCCATGTTAGGTTTcaaaaaaaccaaacaaaatgCCACTGAAAAAGTCTCAGAGAAAAACAACGGATCTGTTGATGCCACTGCGGCCGCCGTTGCTGATACTCCTCCGCCGCCGCCGTCGCCGCcgaaacaacaacaacagaaACAAGAAGCTGAAAAAGACAAGCAAAGCAAGTTTTTTACGGTCAAATTCAAAGTGGAGGAAGTTCCAATTATGTCCTTGTTCACGAGAGACAACAACAGTTCAAGGAAGTCGCAGAAACACAATGCTGAAGATTCAGAGGAGAAGAAGTTCTCCAAAGATGTCATGCAAAAGTACTTGAAAAAGGTTAAGCCTCTATACGTGCGAGTTTCGAAACTGAAGTTCTCAGGTCAGTTAAACTCAGGCGCCGTTACAAAGTCCGTCCAGTCAACGCTCTCAACAGCTGGTCAAAAGCCGAATCAGCCTAAATCAACGGCTGAGAAGAGCCCTCTGCCGGATGCGGAGGTCGCTGGTGAAACTTTTGTTCAACTCAAGAGTCAAAAGCAAGCGAATATTCCGGAAAGGCTTAAAGTTGTGTGCAAGCATTTAGGGAAGAGCCGATCGGCTTCGTCGGCTGTGGCTGCCGCACCGGCCGGAGTTGTTACTTCGAGGAGAGATGATTCACTGCTTCAGCAACAGGATGGGATTCAAAGCGCTATTTTGCATTGCAAGCGATCCTTCAATGCCTCGAGAG ATTCCGAGTCTTCTTTGTTAGCAAGGTCGGTGAGCGATCCGTCTCATCAGAAATTTGATTTATCCAGAAAATCATCGGATCAAGGAAAAGATGGCAGCTTTGAGCCATAG
- the LOC102619888 gene encoding uncharacterized protein LOC102619888 — translation MANANNSEQVKPLAPAEYHLRSDYEDPAMSGGKLTLQHRRRCLQCFGCVTALLLVAVVIIIVIATVFHVKNPSIRMNSVTIQRLEFLNNGSVRSSGDENVTLLADVSVKNPNYNSFKYGNTTTSIYYGGVVVGEGHIPQGQAKARRTLRMNVTVHLNPEKFLTVPSLRSDILSRSLNMSSYTRIDGKIKLLKIFKKSVVLKMNCSIIYNISSQAVQQECRGQGL, via the coding sequence ATGGCCAACGCCAACAACAGCGAGCAAGTGAAGCCCTTAGCCCCAGCGGAGTACCATCTCCGCAGTGATTATGAAGATCCAGCCATGTCAGGTGGCAAGTTGACGCTTCAACATCGAAGAAGATGTCTTCAGTGCTTTGGTTGCGTCACTGCTCTTCTATTAGTTGCGGTCGTGATAATCATCGTGATCGCCACCGTTTTTCACGTCAAGAATCCGAGTATCAGAATGAATTCGGTGACAATCCAACGGCTGGAGTTCTTGAACAACGGCAGTGTTCGCAGCAGCGGCGATGAAAACGTCACGCTTTTGGCTGATGTCTCAGTGAAGAACCCAAATTACAACTCCTTCAAATATGGCAACACCACGACTAGTATTTACTACGGCGGCGTGGTGGTGGGCGAAGGTCACATTCCGCAAGGGCAGGCCAAGGCAAGGCGGACGCTTCGGATGAATGTAACCGTTCATTTAAATCCTGAGAAGTTTTTGACCGTTCCAAGCTTAAGGAGTGATATTTTGTCGAGATCTTTGAATATGAGCAGCTACACTAGAATAGATGGCAAGATAAAGTTACTCAAGATTTTCAAGAAATCTGTTGTCTTGAAGATGAATTGTAGcatcatttataatatttcgAGCCAGGCCGTTCAACAGGAGTGCCGAGGACAAggtttataa
- the LOC102609476 gene encoding uncharacterized protein LOC102609476, producing the protein MLIKITRSTLSKSLNLQLRCFSQAAAAILPDDPSAPLTYLDGLPRPDPRYDETILAIPRASPGTRVSVKERKAGRVPSIVFEQEDGQHGGNKRLISVQTNQIRKLVGHLGRSFFVSRLFDLEVRSEFGSGDLIEKVRVLPRKVHLHSGTDAPLNVTFLRAPPEALLKIDVPLVFRGDDVSPGLRKGGYLNTIKRTVKFLCPADIVPPYIDVDLSELDVEQKILAGDLKVHPALKLLRSKDEPVCKIAGGRVSDQKKSK; encoded by the exons ATGTTGATCAAAATCACCCGATCAACGCTGTCCAAAAGCCTAAACCTGCAACTCCGTTGCTTCTCGCAAGCGGCGGCCGCCATACTACCCGACGATCCTTCAGCCCCGCTAACCTATCTCGACGGGCTCCCAAGACCCGACCCAAGATACGATGAGACAATCCTCGCAATCCCACGAGCTTCCCCCGGCACGAGGGTCTCAGTGAAGGAGAGAAAGGCGGGACGAGTGCCCAGCATCGTTTTCGAGCAAGAAGACGGCCAACATGGAGGGAATAAACGCCTCATTTCTGTCCAGACTAATCAGATCAGGAAGCTCGTTGGCCATTTAGGTCGCTCGTTTTTCGTTTCTAGATTATTTGATCTTGAAGTTAGGTCGGAGTTTGGCTCCGGTGACCTCATTGAAAAAGTCCGGGTCCTGCCCAGAAag GTACATCTACATTCTGGCACGGATGCACCACTTAATGTGACCTTCTTAAGGGCACCTCCAGAAGCTTTGCTGAAGATTGATGTTCCACTTGTCTTTAGAGGAGATGATGTGTCCCCTGGTCTAAGAAAAG GGGGTTATTTGAATACTATCAAGAGGACTGTTAAGTTCCTTTGTCCAGCAGACATTGTCCCTCCGTATATTGATGTCGATCTAAGTGAGTTGGATGTGGAACAGAAAATTTTAGCAGGAGACCTCAAGGTTCATCCAGCATTAAAGCTTCTTCGGTCAAAGGACGAGCCTGTCTGTAAGATTGCGGGAGGCAGGGTTTCTGatcaaaagaaatcaaaataa